In Quercus lobata isolate SW786 chromosome 12, ValleyOak3.0 Primary Assembly, whole genome shotgun sequence, a genomic segment contains:
- the LOC115971214 gene encoding uncharacterized protein LOC115971214, whose product MDDAKRRAMIKSLAVEQKKTGEIVVPSVPGSSGKRKQPPKSDRPLKQPKVSMEPVVGLMAEGPKAVTQVKQGAGKGLMHAPPVSEEKPPPLLREDSKFALEKLTSILSAEDYEDLGNHSTEVMGETGLFAVGQVTFLILQFMSVHSLVSFLTLLILSISVLGYDEGLDGPLPQP is encoded by the exons atggacgacgccaagagaagggcaatgataaaatctctagccgtcgagcaaaagaagacgggtgagATCGTTGTTCCCAGTGTGCCGGGGTCATCGGGTAAGAGGAAGCAGCCACCCAAGTCCGACCGTCCACTCAAGCAGCCAAAGGTGTCAATGGAGCCCGTGgtgggcttgatggctgagggcCCTAAGGCCGTCACCCAAGTTAAACAAGGGGCCGGTAAGGGCCTAATGCATGCTCCACCCGTCAGCGAGGAGAAGCCCCCTCCCCTTCTCCGTGAGGACTCGAAGTTCGCTTTGGAGAAACTCACGTCCATACTTTCTGCAGAGGACTATGAGGATCTTGGGAATCACTCGACGGAGGTGATGGGGGAGACGGGGTTATTTGCCGTCGGACAG GTAACTTTCCTTATCCTTCAGTTTATGTCCGTCCACTCCCTagtttcatttttgacacttctaattttgtctatttcagtccttggttatgatgaagggcttgatggaccgctgcctcaaccgtga